One Ethanoligenens harbinense YUAN-3 genomic window carries:
- a CDS encoding bifunctional ADP-dependent NAD(P)H-hydrate dehydratase/NAD(P)H-hydrate epimerase: protein MKIISVAQMKAAECYAIEHGISALRLMENAGTAAAGIIAEIVLEAFAQKTVCAVVCGAGNNGGDGFVVARRLHEAGHTVTVVLAAGEPRTEEAVAMFRKLPKGVTVLRYTEDSAEYGRAFTGSSMLVDAVFGTGFHGEVEGACAELFDAMNASGRPIFALDMPSGANADTGETAAHAVCAAATITFAAAKQGQMKAPASVHCGRLLLAEIGIPDEGLPRDATELLDRALLDRALPVRTADSNKGSYGHLLCLCGSRRYPGAAYMSGMAAARCGAGLVTVGVPEVLWGVLAARMSEVMVLPLPQTAAGGLSLAALDEVLAFAEKCSCVLIGCGLSPESETAALVRELLLRLRGTVVLDADGINACAGHIDVLRASRADLVLTPHPGEMGRLCGKTAAEVQADREGCAVSFARENGVTLVLKGAGTLIAAADGRLFQNNTGNPGLAKGGSGDILAGMTSGLAAQGIDPVLAACAAVHIHGLAADRCAEKQSQYAMLPTDLFSEIPQIFRDLSR from the coding sequence ATGAAGATCATCAGCGTCGCACAGATGAAGGCCGCAGAGTGTTATGCCATCGAGCATGGCATCTCCGCCCTCCGGCTCATGGAAAACGCGGGAACGGCGGCTGCGGGCATCATAGCGGAAATTGTATTGGAAGCGTTCGCGCAGAAAACCGTGTGCGCCGTGGTCTGCGGCGCGGGCAACAACGGCGGGGACGGTTTTGTGGTGGCGCGCCGGTTGCACGAAGCGGGCCATACGGTCACCGTGGTGCTGGCCGCCGGGGAGCCGCGTACCGAGGAGGCCGTCGCCATGTTTCGGAAACTGCCAAAAGGGGTGACGGTTCTGCGGTACACGGAAGATTCCGCGGAGTACGGCCGGGCGTTCACCGGCAGCAGCATGCTGGTGGATGCGGTGTTCGGCACCGGTTTCCACGGTGAGGTGGAAGGGGCGTGTGCAGAGCTGTTTGACGCCATGAATGCGAGCGGCCGGCCCATTTTTGCGCTGGATATGCCCAGCGGTGCAAATGCGGATACCGGCGAGACGGCCGCGCACGCCGTATGCGCGGCGGCTACCATCACGTTCGCGGCGGCAAAACAGGGGCAGATGAAAGCCCCGGCCTCCGTGCACTGCGGCAGGCTGCTGCTGGCGGAGATCGGTATCCCGGACGAGGGCCTGCCGCGGGATGCCACCGAGTTGCTCGACCGCGCCCTGCTCGACCGCGCCCTGCCGGTGCGCACGGCGGACAGCAACAAGGGCAGCTACGGGCATCTGCTTTGTCTGTGCGGAAGCAGGCGCTATCCCGGCGCGGCGTATATGTCCGGCATGGCTGCGGCGCGCTGCGGGGCGGGGCTGGTCACGGTGGGCGTCCCGGAAGTCCTCTGGGGTGTGCTGGCCGCGCGGATGAGTGAAGTGATGGTTCTTCCGCTGCCGCAGACCGCTGCGGGCGGGCTGTCGCTGGCCGCGCTGGATGAAGTCCTCGCGTTCGCGGAGAAATGCAGCTGCGTACTTATCGGCTGCGGCCTTTCGCCGGAGAGCGAGACCGCCGCGCTGGTGCGCGAACTGCTGCTCCGCCTGCGGGGCACCGTGGTGCTGGACGCGGACGGCATAAATGCCTGCGCGGGGCATATAGATGTATTGCGGGCATCCCGGGCAGACCTCGTGCTCACGCCGCATCCCGGCGAGATGGGCAGGCTTTGCGGCAAAACGGCGGCGGAGGTGCAGGCGGACAGGGAAGGCTGCGCCGTCTCTTTCGCGCGCGAAAACGGCGTGACGCTGGTGCTCAAGGGTGCGGGCACGCTCATCGCGGCGGCGGACGGCCGTTTGTTCCAAAACAACACCGGCAATCCGGGGCTGGCCAAAGGCGGCAGCGGCGATATTCTGGCGGGCATGACGTCCGGCCTTGCCGCACAAGGTATCGACCCGGTCCTGGCGGCCTGCGCGGCTGTGCACATCCACGGCCTTGCCGCCGACCGCTGCGCGGAAAAGCAGTCCCAATATGCCATGCTGCCCACCGATCTGTTTTCGGAGATCCCGCAAATATTCCGCGATCTGTCGCGTTAG
- the acpS gene encoding holo-ACP synthase, with protein sequence MIYGVGADTVELERIRRLLGRHRDLSRVYGEREQALLLQKNSLGSYAAHFCAKEAFAKALGTGVRGFALHEVELLRDGAGKPYYALSGRARALAEKLGLVLHVSITHDQTHAMAFAVAERRTQR encoded by the coding sequence GTGATTTACGGCGTGGGGGCAGACACGGTGGAACTGGAGCGGATACGCCGTTTGCTCGGGAGGCACCGCGATCTTTCCCGCGTGTATGGAGAACGGGAACAGGCGCTCCTTCTGCAAAAAAACAGTCTGGGTTCGTATGCCGCGCATTTCTGTGCAAAAGAAGCGTTTGCGAAAGCGCTGGGCACGGGGGTGCGCGGTTTCGCCCTGCATGAGGTGGAATTGCTGCGGGACGGCGCCGGTAAACCCTATTATGCACTTTCCGGACGGGCGCGCGCGCTTGCGGAGAAACTGGGACTGGTGCTGCATGTCAGTATCACGCACGATCAGACCCACGCCATGGCGTTTGCCGTGGCGGAAAGGAGGACGCAGCGATGA
- a CDS encoding demethoxyubiquinone hydroxylase family protein, with protein sequence MPDFANPFQGNVDRKLTRDELIQAIRLDIAGELEAIYVYDAHVQATDSPEARAVLSDIRDEERTHVGELITLLRHLDPKEAKLFLNGETEVKKLLEGLDKSAGD encoded by the coding sequence ATGCCAGATTTTGCAAACCCGTTTCAGGGGAATGTGGATCGCAAACTGACCAGGGACGAGCTGATCCAGGCCATCCGGTTGGACATTGCCGGCGAGCTGGAAGCCATCTATGTATACGATGCGCATGTGCAGGCGACCGACAGCCCCGAAGCCCGCGCCGTGCTCAGCGACATCCGCGACGAGGAAAGAACGCATGTGGGCGAGCTCATCACGCTGCTCCGGCACCTCGACCCGAAAGAAGCCAAGCTGTTCCTCAACGGCGAAACCGAGGTCAAGAAACTGCTGGAAGGGCTCGACAAGTCCGCCGGAGACTGA
- a CDS encoding cob(I)yrinic acid a,c-diamide adenosyltransferase encodes MAETGLVHIYTGDGKGKTTAAMGLACRAAGAGLRVLVVQFLKGRDTGELYSLRRLGIRVLRTDVKKFIPYMDEAERAVCREGQERCFREACAALPQYDLVVLDEAIGAASAGMLDPAALLACVRGRPKGVELVLTGRDAPQALIDCADYVSEIRCVKHPYDRGIQARRGIEF; translated from the coding sequence ATGGCGGAAACGGGACTGGTGCATATCTATACCGGCGACGGGAAGGGCAAGACCACGGCGGCAATGGGGCTGGCCTGCCGGGCTGCGGGCGCGGGGCTGCGCGTGCTGGTCGTGCAGTTCCTCAAGGGGCGAGATACCGGAGAACTGTATTCCCTGCGCAGGCTGGGCATCCGTGTATTGCGCACCGATGTGAAAAAATTTATCCCCTACATGGATGAAGCAGAGCGGGCGGTCTGCCGGGAAGGGCAGGAGCGTTGCTTCCGGGAGGCGTGCGCCGCGCTGCCCCAATACGACCTGGTGGTGCTGGACGAAGCCATCGGTGCGGCCTCCGCGGGCATGCTCGACCCGGCGGCCCTGCTTGCCTGCGTGCGCGGCAGGCCCAAGGGGGTCGAACTGGTGCTCACCGGGCGGGACGCGCCCCAGGCGCTGATCGACTGCGCGGACTATGTTTCGGAGATCCGCTGCGTCAAGCATCCGTATGACCGGGGCATCCAGGCGCGCAGAGGGATCGAGTTCTGA
- a CDS encoding fructose-bisphosphatase class III: protein MDQTDAKTKYFHLLAAQYPSVQDVCTEIINLQAILNLPKGTEHFMSDLHGEYEAFYHILNNCSGVVREKVDLLFASTMSESERSELCTLIYYPREKLKMTRVDGKNSPAWYRFTLQCMIELAKMLSSKYTRSKVRKAMPKAYAYILDELLHAQPDEDNNQLVYHDKIIDTLIGLGGGDAFIEALAVLIKRLAVDHLHIVGDIFDRGPRPDTIIEFLMGHHSFDIEWGNHDILWMGAAAGSEACVATVVRNSVSHHNMDVLERGYAISLRPLTLFAQRVYSAYDDPNEAALQAISVILFKIEGQIIKRHPEYHMEDRLLLDKIHYEAKTVHAYGKDWPMRTVDFPTVDPKDPYTLTPEEQAVLADLKNAFLESERLARHIRFLYETGSVYLCFNQNLLFHGCIPMNEHGQFETLFVDGNACKGKAYMDATERVARRAYFGDRDQSSLDFMWYLWCGSKSPLCGRIVKTFERMWVTDREAWVEPQNDYYVYCQQKASCRMVLREFGLFGDFCHIINGHLPVKVIRGERPVKGGGALITIDGGFCRAYQKTTGIAGYTLIFNSHGLRLMSHQPFKGKEHVLHENGDMQSQSEVIATAPKRVLVMDADNGHAIRERIADLKELMRIYQTEDLDGRV, encoded by the coding sequence ATGGATCAAACGGATGCAAAAACCAAGTATTTTCACCTTCTTGCCGCCCAATACCCCTCGGTGCAGGATGTCTGCACCGAGATCATCAACCTGCAGGCCATCCTCAACCTGCCCAAGGGCACCGAGCATTTCATGAGCGACCTGCACGGGGAGTATGAGGCGTTTTACCACATCCTGAACAACTGCTCGGGCGTGGTGCGCGAAAAAGTGGACCTGCTGTTTGCCTCCACCATGTCGGAATCCGAGCGTTCCGAACTCTGCACACTCATCTATTATCCCCGCGAAAAGCTCAAGATGACCCGGGTGGACGGCAAAAACTCGCCCGCGTGGTACCGCTTCACGCTGCAGTGCATGATTGAGCTGGCCAAGATGCTTTCTTCCAAATACACGCGCTCCAAGGTCCGCAAGGCCATGCCGAAAGCATACGCCTACATTCTGGATGAGCTGCTGCACGCGCAGCCCGACGAGGACAACAACCAGCTGGTCTACCACGACAAGATCATCGACACCCTCATCGGGCTGGGCGGCGGCGACGCGTTCATTGAGGCGCTGGCCGTGCTCATCAAGCGGCTGGCGGTGGATCACCTGCACATCGTGGGCGACATCTTCGACCGCGGCCCCCGCCCCGACACCATTATTGAGTTCCTGATGGGCCACCACTCGTTCGACATCGAGTGGGGCAACCACGACATCCTCTGGATGGGCGCGGCGGCGGGCAGCGAAGCCTGCGTGGCCACCGTGGTGCGCAACAGCGTATCCCACCACAACATGGATGTGCTCGAGCGGGGCTATGCCATCAGCCTGCGTCCGCTCACCCTGTTCGCGCAGCGGGTCTACAGCGCGTATGACGACCCGAACGAAGCCGCCCTCCAGGCGATCTCGGTGATCCTGTTCAAGATTGAGGGACAGATCATCAAGCGGCACCCGGAATACCACATGGAAGACCGCCTGCTGCTGGACAAGATCCATTACGAAGCCAAGACCGTGCACGCCTACGGCAAAGACTGGCCGATGCGCACGGTGGATTTCCCCACGGTGGACCCCAAAGACCCCTATACGCTCACACCGGAGGAACAGGCCGTGCTTGCCGATCTGAAAAACGCGTTTCTGGAAAGTGAGCGGCTTGCCCGGCACATCCGCTTCCTGTATGAAACCGGCAGCGTCTACCTCTGCTTCAACCAGAACCTGCTGTTTCACGGCTGCATCCCGATGAACGAGCACGGGCAATTCGAAACGCTGTTCGTGGACGGCAACGCCTGCAAGGGCAAGGCGTATATGGACGCCACCGAGCGGGTGGCGCGCCGCGCCTATTTCGGCGACCGGGATCAGAGCAGTCTGGACTTCATGTGGTACCTGTGGTGCGGCAGCAAATCCCCGCTCTGCGGGCGCATCGTCAAAACATTCGAGCGCATGTGGGTCACCGACCGCGAAGCCTGGGTGGAACCACAAAACGATTATTATGTATACTGCCAGCAGAAAGCCTCCTGCCGTATGGTACTGCGCGAATTCGGTCTGTTCGGGGATTTCTGCCACATCATCAACGGCCACCTGCCCGTCAAGGTCATCCGCGGCGAGCGGCCGGTTAAGGGTGGCGGCGCGCTCATCACCATCGACGGCGGCTTTTGCCGCGCCTATCAGAAAACCACCGGCATCGCAGGCTATACCCTCATCTTCAACTCACACGGTCTGCGCCTGATGTCGCACCAGCCCTTCAAGGGAAAAGAGCATGTCCTGCACGAAAACGGCGACATGCAGTCCCAGTCGGAGGTGATTGCCACCGCGCCCAAACGGGTGCTGGTGATGGACGCCGACAACGGCCACGCCATCCGCGAACGCATCGCCGACCTGAAAGAACTGATGCGCATCTACCAGACCGAAGACCTGGACGGGCGCGTGTGA
- a CDS encoding NUDIX hydrolase — protein sequence MIRFEIPGGIFHFRVAGVLCRQGKVLLHRSEKDGYYAFPGGRVEPFEDSEQALCREFQEEMGQPVKIDRLLVVHENFFRNRGKTFHELGFYYLVEFDGEPAIPADGTFFSKELEKDGTPHLEFVWVDFARVDVLPLRPDFMKARLLHLPTQIEHVIGHAL from the coding sequence ATGATCCGTTTTGAAATACCGGGCGGTATCTTTCATTTTCGTGTGGCCGGTGTGCTGTGCCGGCAAGGGAAAGTGCTGCTGCACCGGAGTGAAAAGGATGGTTATTATGCCTTCCCGGGCGGCCGGGTGGAGCCGTTTGAGGATTCGGAGCAGGCGCTGTGCCGTGAATTTCAGGAGGAAATGGGGCAGCCGGTCAAAATCGACCGGCTGCTGGTGGTGCATGAAAACTTTTTCCGCAACAGAGGAAAAACGTTCCACGAGTTGGGATTCTATTATTTGGTGGAGTTCGACGGGGAACCCGCCATTCCCGCCGACGGCACCTTTTTTTCCAAAGAGCTGGAGAAGGACGGCACGCCGCATCTGGAGTTTGTGTGGGTCGATTTCGCTCGGGTAGACGTGCTGCCGCTCCGGCCGGATTTCATGAAAGCCCGCCTGCTGCATCTGCCCACCCAGATCGAACATGTGATCGGGCACGCGCTGTAA
- a CDS encoding IreB family regulatory phosphoprotein: MHEQPNEPTMIFSIHEDKGKEMKTILTAVYAALKEKGYNPVNQIVGYLLSEDPTYITTHNNARALIRKLDRDELLHTLIQSYIDS, encoded by the coding sequence ATGCACGAGCAGCCAAATGAACCGACTATGATTTTCTCGATCCATGAGGACAAAGGCAAGGAAATGAAAACAATCCTCACGGCTGTGTATGCCGCCCTGAAAGAAAAAGGATACAACCCCGTCAACCAGATCGTGGGCTATCTGCTTTCCGAGGACCCGACCTATATCACCACGCACAACAATGCGCGGGCGCTCATACGCAAGCTTGACCGCGACGAATTGCTGCACACGCTTATTCAGTCTTATATCGATTCCTGA
- the pheT gene encoding phenylalanine--tRNA ligase subunit beta: MKLSMKWLAEHVDVPEGVTPRQFSEDMTMTGQKVEGYETLGEEIRGVVVASILSIEKHPDSDHLLICRVDAGGPVSVQIVTGAQNVFVGALVPAALDGALLPGGKRINSGKLRGVMSDGMLCSLGELGLSQADFPYAAEDGIFILREDCAPGEDIRKAVGLDDVVVEFEITPNRPDCLSVIGLAREAAATYRKLRRVHVPAVRGGAGKTSDLLSAQIDAPELCTRYCARAVKQVCIKPSPRWMRERLRAAGVRPINNIVDITNYVMLEYGQPLHAFDVRSIAGGAIRVRRAEEGERITTLDGVEHALDPSICVIADTEKPVAVAGVMGGECSGILPDTHTIVFESAMFSGPDVRLAAKKLGLRTEASARFEKGLNAAATPVALARACELVELLDAGVVCDDALDIDRSAKTETTVALDPNWINAFLGTSLSPVFMEDALKRLEFTVRDGVVHVPSFRADVEHKADVAEEVARIYGYNQIPVTVTLGATTQGGLNAKQRFEKRMGEVARAAGLSGIETYSFLSPRACDLIRLPAGDPMRNSVRISNPLGEETSILRTTLLPSMLDVLARNYAARNLEAALYEAGTVYLPEVGQELPDERQKIEIGLYGEGTDYFTLKGAVEAILAGAGIDAFDVERVTDLPYYHPGRCARILAGGEELALLGEVHPQVLENYEIGVRAYAAEIDFATLFAHARTSAEYHPLPKFPATTRDIAVLCDASVPVLTLEKAMRGAAKDKLESIHLFDVYQGQQIEAGKKSVAFSVTLRVADHTLTDREADAAVQKMLAALEQAGAVLRV, from the coding sequence ATGAAATTGTCGATGAAATGGCTCGCGGAGCATGTGGATGTGCCGGAAGGCGTCACCCCGCGGCAGTTTTCCGAAGATATGACCATGACCGGGCAGAAGGTGGAAGGCTATGAGACCCTGGGTGAAGAGATCCGCGGTGTCGTGGTGGCCTCCATTCTTTCAATAGAAAAGCATCCGGATTCCGATCATCTGCTTATCTGCCGGGTGGATGCCGGCGGGCCGGTGTCGGTGCAGATCGTCACCGGCGCGCAGAACGTGTTCGTGGGCGCGCTGGTGCCCGCCGCGCTGGATGGTGCGCTGCTGCCGGGCGGCAAGCGGATCAACAGCGGCAAGCTGCGGGGCGTGATGTCCGACGGCATGCTGTGCTCGCTGGGAGAACTGGGGCTTTCACAGGCGGATTTCCCTTACGCGGCCGAAGACGGCATCTTCATCCTGCGGGAGGACTGCGCGCCCGGCGAGGACATCCGCAAGGCCGTCGGGCTGGACGATGTGGTCGTGGAATTTGAGATCACGCCCAATCGCCCGGATTGCCTGTCGGTCATCGGGCTGGCGCGCGAGGCGGCCGCCACATACCGCAAGCTCCGCCGGGTGCATGTTCCGGCCGTGCGCGGCGGCGCGGGCAAAACCTCCGATCTGCTCTCCGCGCAGATCGACGCACCGGAGCTCTGCACGCGGTACTGCGCGCGCGCGGTGAAGCAGGTGTGCATCAAGCCGTCGCCGCGCTGGATGCGGGAGCGCCTGCGCGCGGCGGGCGTGCGCCCCATCAACAACATTGTGGACATCACCAACTATGTCATGCTTGAATACGGCCAGCCGCTCCATGCGTTCGATGTGCGCTCCATCGCGGGCGGCGCGATCCGGGTGCGGCGGGCGGAGGAGGGTGAGCGCATCACCACGCTCGACGGCGTGGAGCATGCGCTTGACCCGTCCATTTGTGTCATTGCGGATACGGAGAAACCGGTGGCCGTGGCGGGCGTGATGGGCGGTGAATGCAGCGGCATTCTGCCGGATACCCATACCATCGTGTTCGAATCGGCCATGTTCAGCGGGCCGGATGTGCGTCTGGCCGCCAAGAAGCTGGGCCTGCGCACCGAAGCCTCCGCACGGTTTGAAAAAGGGCTGAATGCCGCCGCCACGCCGGTTGCCCTCGCGCGTGCCTGCGAACTGGTGGAGCTGCTCGACGCGGGCGTCGTCTGCGACGACGCTCTGGATATCGACCGCAGCGCCAAAACGGAAACGACCGTGGCGCTTGATCCGAATTGGATCAATGCGTTTCTGGGCACGTCGCTTTCGCCGGTGTTCATGGAAGACGCGCTCAAACGACTGGAATTCACCGTGCGGGACGGGGTGGTGCATGTGCCGTCGTTCCGTGCGGACGTGGAGCACAAGGCCGATGTGGCCGAGGAAGTGGCACGCATCTACGGCTACAACCAGATCCCCGTCACGGTCACATTGGGAGCCACCACGCAGGGCGGGCTGAACGCCAAGCAGCGCTTTGAAAAACGGATGGGCGAGGTGGCCCGCGCGGCCGGGCTGAGCGGGATCGAGACCTATTCGTTCCTCAGCCCGCGCGCCTGCGACCTCATCCGCCTGCCGGCGGGCGACCCGATGCGCAACAGCGTGCGTATTTCCAACCCGTTGGGGGAAGAAACCAGCATCCTGCGCACCACGCTGCTGCCTTCCATGCTGGATGTGCTGGCGCGCAACTACGCGGCCCGCAATTTGGAGGCGGCGCTGTATGAGGCCGGCACCGTCTACCTGCCCGAAGTCGGGCAGGAACTTCCGGATGAACGCCAAAAGATCGAGATCGGCCTGTATGGCGAGGGCACGGACTACTTCACGCTCAAGGGCGCGGTGGAAGCCATCCTCGCGGGTGCGGGCATCGACGCGTTCGACGTGGAGCGCGTGACCGACCTGCCGTACTATCATCCCGGTCGGTGCGCGCGCATTCTGGCGGGCGGCGAGGAACTGGCGCTGCTTGGCGAAGTGCATCCGCAGGTGCTGGAAAACTACGAGATCGGCGTGCGGGCCTATGCGGCGGAGATCGACTTTGCCACACTGTTTGCCCATGCGCGCACGAGCGCGGAATACCACCCGCTGCCGAAATTTCCGGCCACCACGCGGGACATTGCCGTGCTCTGCGACGCGTCCGTCCCCGTGCTCACGCTGGAAAAAGCGATGCGCGGCGCGGCAAAAGATAAGCTGGAAAGCATTCACCTGTTCGATGTCTATCAGGGGCAGCAGATCGAGGCGGGCAAAAAGAGTGTGGCGTTCTCCGTCACGCTGCGCGTGGCCGACCACACCCTCACCGACAGGGAGGCTGACGCGGCGGTGCAGAAGATGCTCGCGGCGCTGGAGCAGGCTGGCGCGGTCCTGCGCGTGTAA
- the pheS gene encoding phenylalanine--tRNA ligase subunit alpha gives MKEQLETIAQVAAQAFADVRESSELEALRVRFLGKKGELTAILKQMGKLSAEERPVIGALANEVRASIEDKIAAAAAALRERQMQEQIAQETLDVTMPGKRRPIGTQHPLSLVLDEIQDIFIGMGFSVAEGPEVELDYYNFEALNIPKNHPARDTQDTFYITENVLLRSQTSPVQIRVMEKQKPPIRIIAPGRVYRSDAIDATHSPLFHQIEGLVVDKGITMADLKGTLVTFAKTLYGQDAVLRFRPHHFQFTEPSCEMDTMCFACHGEGCRLCKGEGWIELLGAGMVHPKVLQNGGVDPEEYSGFAFGMGLERLVMRRYGIDDMRLFYENDLRFLNQF, from the coding sequence ATAAAAGAACAGTTGGAGACCATCGCGCAGGTGGCCGCGCAGGCGTTCGCCGATGTGCGGGAAAGCAGCGAGCTGGAAGCCCTGCGTGTGCGGTTCCTGGGCAAAAAAGGGGAGCTGACGGCCATTCTCAAGCAGATGGGCAAGCTTTCGGCGGAGGAGCGCCCGGTGATCGGGGCGCTGGCCAACGAGGTGCGCGCGTCCATCGAGGACAAGATCGCGGCTGCCGCGGCCGCCCTGCGCGAGCGGCAGATGCAGGAGCAGATCGCTCAAGAGACCCTTGATGTGACTATGCCCGGCAAGCGCCGCCCCATCGGCACGCAGCACCCGCTCTCGCTGGTGCTGGATGAGATTCAGGACATTTTCATCGGCATGGGCTTTTCCGTTGCGGAAGGCCCCGAGGTGGAACTGGATTACTACAATTTCGAGGCGCTCAATATCCCCAAAAACCACCCCGCGCGTGACACGCAGGACACATTCTATATCACGGAGAATGTCCTGCTGCGCTCCCAGACCTCGCCGGTGCAGATCCGCGTGATGGAAAAGCAGAAACCGCCCATTCGCATCATTGCACCGGGCCGCGTCTACCGCTCCGACGCCATCGACGCCACCCATTCCCCGCTGTTCCACCAGATCGAGGGGCTGGTGGTGGACAAAGGCATTACCATGGCCGACCTCAAGGGTACGCTGGTCACGTTTGCCAAAACTCTGTATGGGCAGGACGCGGTGCTGCGCTTCCGGCCGCATCATTTCCAGTTCACCGAGCCGTCCTGCGAGATGGACACGATGTGCTTCGCCTGCCACGGCGAGGGCTGCCGTCTCTGCAAAGGCGAGGGCTGGATCGAGCTGCTCGGCGCAGGCATGGTGCACCCGAAAGTGCTGCAAAACGGCGGCGTCGATCCCGAGGAGTACAGCGGGTTCGCATTCGGCATGGGGCTGGAGCGGCTGGTCATGCGCCGCTACGGCATCGACGACATGCGGCTGTTCTATGAAAACGACCTGCGTTTTCTAAATCAGTTTTAA